The nucleotide window AATATACTcatttatctatctagaaTTCCAGTATGATGGATAATGGTGTATGGTTTGGGAGGGGTATGGGTGGGGACATACAAGCAGGTAAAGTAGCGAGAATGACGCTCCCTACACCTTGATAGAGTCCCCTGAAGAGGAGTTTACGGTTGATTGCCCCCGTCGTTGCATCTTTGTATATTTTGTTGTATGTTGGGGATTGGATGCGCGTTTTGAGCGTGTCGATGGGGTACACGAGGAAGTCGACAATTAGGACGGCGAAGGCGCCGGACTGTACTTCTTTTTAGTTTCCTTGAGTGCGTGGGTTGCTGTTGGGGATGGACGTACCAGCCAGATATCGGTGTTGGTATTGTACATCATGCATGTCATCTATTGAAACAGGAAATTGAGTCTATGTTCATTGGAAATACTAGGTAAGCCATGATCTtatctagtagtatctatctcGTTATCGATGAGGTCATCACCACGTGCCAGTAACTGGCCTTGCCCTAAGGCGGAATTAGGGCTGGATCAGCTACTCTTTAATCATAATCAAATACAATAGAGgtcaagagcagcagcagtagcagcagtcaAGTAAGGAGGTATGGTATCAAGTCATGCCCGTTCTAATTCTCATGGAAGAAGCAAACAGGAGTCATATTAACAGCCCGTCAGATACAGAAGTTTTCCCTCCCTACGCCGTAAGGTCATGCAATTCCAAGAACTAATCATCATCGCCCGCCTTTCctattttcctttcctttccgttCCTCCGCATCCATCTATTTGGCCGTCTCACCCGGAAGCAGGTTGCCCTTGACGGCGAACATCTTACCCGTCGTCGCGGACACGAAGCTGTCGACCTGGCGAGCGTACTGCTCCACCTGGCGGCTGTTGAGCATGCTGTCCAGGCGGCTGGGCTCCTGGGGCAGCTTGAACAACCGCTGCCACTCGTCCTCGGGGAGAAGGGGCTGCTTGAGAGCCGCGCGGCTGGCGTTCTCGGTCTTGCGCTTGTTCTGCCACGCGGTGATCTTGGCCTGCTCACGGGCGAGCGACCGCTGGTAGTACTGGAAGTTGTTGGTCTCGGTGTGGTGCACCTCGATGCTGTCAAGCAGGAGGTCGCAGTTCTTCTCCAGGAACGGGTCGATGCTGAGAGAGAGGTTGTCGAAGTTGGGCGCCAGCACGGACGACTTGGCGTACTGAGACGACTCCAGGGCGGCCAGGGACGGGGGGAGATCGGAGGGGGTCGCCTGGACGGGGGTCTGGagctggtggatgaaggaggtgATCAGGTGCGAGTTGTGGATTTCAACGGGGAGCTCGACCAGGATGTCCTGGTACCTGAGGTTGGACTTTTGCAGCCTGccagaaaaaaaaccaaTTAGCATACGTCTATCATCCCTCCGAGTCAAGGGTATGAACGTACTCCTCAGAAGTGAACTTGTTCTCCTTGAAAGCCGCCATGAACTTAGGGGACAGGCGGAAAGCGCGCAGGCTCAGGCTTCCCTGTGCGCTGCGGCTGACGTCGTGCACCAGAGCGACCGTGCGCTCGTTCATATCCTTCTGGTAAAAGAACTGGTTCTCGATCACGTTCATGTTGACGAAGTTGCCCATGTTGGCGCTGGTGTACCAACCGACGTTGTTGGCGTCAACGTTGACCTCGCGCATCATGCGGATCATCTCAGCCTCGTAGGCGGCGTTGGCCTTCGCGCGgggggcagcagcagccgggtTGGGAGCGGCGTTGTCAAAGTGCGATTCGGCGGGCACCTCAACGACggggaaagggaagcagTTGGTGATCTCCAGGGTACCGTCGACATCCATACCAACGATCGAACCGGTCGCAGTCGTCGGGAAGGCTTGAGAGCCGTGCTTGATGATCTTCATCACGACCTGTATGCCACGCTGTAAGCATTGCTGCCGGCCGTGAAAAAGGCGGGTGGGGGAATGGGGAGATTTTCATGGTGTGCATACCAAGGCCTCGACCTTGACGGCCGTGAGAGGGACTTCTTTCCTAATGCAAGCATTAGTATACAGATGCCCAGATCAGATCGAACAGACCAGGAAAACTTACTCCGCCATGTTGAATATGTGCCTGGGAATTGCGTATACAGACGGCGACAATGAGATGGCAGTCGGCGGCGAGGTTTGTGTGGATGGAATTCAGCATTTCCCACCGCCTAGCCCCAAATACGGCTAGCGTGCCAAGCCCCATACGAGCCGCCGGTCCGCTTGCCTTTTTGGGCGCTTTCAATCCCCCTTGCATAACTTTACGCTCAAAAACATCGTTTCTGCCAAAGGATATCTATTTCACTATGAACTATGCTATCATGAAAGTCATAGACTTCCAATTGAGGCAAATATGCTGAAAATACTTCACCTAATGATGCCGTACCCGGGTTCCGGGGTGAACACTAACCGTGACCTTATCTACGGAGTTACATCCGCAGATTCCCAAGCCAACTAACCAACGCTATCACTGACCCCTCACTAACCAGCCCAGCACTTCTACATAAACCAAGCAAGCATCTCTCATCTACAGCAATAGCACCTCAAAGAATATCATACAGTAAATAATCGCAACAATGGGCCAAacacacccctcctccaaacccacAGCACCTGCACCCCCCATCGAAACCCTCCCCTACGGCACCGATCACAGCCTCCAAACCGTCACAGTAGCCACCCtcaacaacgacaacaatgAAGGCTACTGGGTGATGTAAATTCCCCAAATCCAACCAAAGCATCCTCTACATCCTTACCTTccaaactaaccaacccaaccacacAGTCTAATCCACGGCGGCGCCTGGCGcgacccaacccaaaccgCCACAAACTACCTAACCCCCGCCCTAagcaccctcaccaccaatcCCTCctacaccaacaacacctcccaCCTCAAAGGCATCGCCTCAATCTCCTACCGTCTCAGCCCGCACCCATCACACCCGCAAGACCCCCAAACCACCGAGCCCACACACCTCCGCGCCGCAAAGCACCCAGATCACATCTCCGATGTGCAATCCGCGCTGTCCTTCCTGCAAGGGAAATACAACATCGGGAGGAACTACATCCTAGTGGGACATAGCTGTGGAGCTACGCTGGCGTTTCAGTCTGTGATGGGGAGGTTTCGGGACTTGTTGAAGGGGGAGGTAATGCTGCCTCCTCCGGTGGGGATTGTGGGGATGGCGGGGATTTATGATCTTCGGTTGTTGAGGGATACGCATCGGAGTGTGAGTGCGTATCAGGAGTTCAGTGAGGGGGCGTTTGGGGCTGATGAGGCGGTTTGGGATGAGGTGTCGCCTgctttggggaggggagaggagggggtatGTGGTGGGTGGagtggggttggggatggggatcgGTTGGTGGCGGTATTGGCGTATTCTGGGGGTGATAGTCTGGTGGATCCGGGGCAGAGGGAGGTGATGAGGAaggcgttggaggaggagtgggtgggtggtgggagtgggagtgaggagagggtggtggagatgtTGGATATTGACGGGGATCATAATGATGcgtgggagaagggagaggattTGGCGAGGGCGATTGCGTTTGCGATTGAGAAGGTGAGGGGTCAGTAGGTAGACTAAATAAAGTAGTGTTCAGGCAGATTACATAGAgtaatggatggatgaatgacgAGCATGCAGTTCATTATGTCCCCTCTGTCTCTGTTCCTGACCGAAACTAAGGTATTCTACATAAGAGCCGAACTCGCCATGTCTGAGTGATCTTGAAGTCACGGGAGACAAACCCGAGGAATAAACTAGTACACATTAGAAGCAGAGGAAAACAGACCCGCCATCTTCGAAACTTCCAACGCCCACCAGTGTTCGTGATCATTATTGCAGTGCGCATGAGATAATGAAATTGTAAAGACCCGTCATACGCCCGGGATTTCAGAAAGCCGTTAGTCGGAAGACGCGTATGTGTttagaggaaaaagaaaaaaggaagtGAAACCGGAGGAAACGATCCAGACGCGCGATGAAATGCAAGTTCATAATGCTGCGCCCATGCCAAGTGGATATgagaggaaaatgaagaaacTCCGATGAAGCAGAAAGATCATGCCAGGGAGCGTCAATCAGTTGCCAAGATCCATACGGCCAGAGGCGGCATCGCCGGCGactctctcttctttggtcTCCGAGATAggctcgtcgtcgtcatctagctcttcctcctcactgtCGTCTTCGATGTATTTGGCTTCCACACCGGCTTCGCGAAGGGACGCCTTTGTCTCCTCCCGGTAAGCATCCTGCCAGCGCGCAAGAGCAGCCATGGCGTGCACCTTGAAGCCGAAGCAACGGGGCTGATAGCGGCGAATGCTCTTCTCGGGAAGCAAAGCAGGATAAACCTGGAAGAGCATGCTATGGAACGAAGTGCCGAAGTAAGCGCCGTCGATAGAA belongs to Aspergillus luchuensis IFO 4308 DNA, chromosome 3, nearly complete sequence and includes:
- a CDS encoding arylformamidase (COG:E;~EggNog:ENOG410PPKB;~InterPro:IPR027519,IPR029058;~go_function: GO:0004061 - arylformamidase activity [Evidence IEA];~go_process: GO:0019441 - tryptophan catabolic process to kynurenine [Evidence IEA]) — its product is MGQTHPSSKPTAPAPPIETLPYGTDHSLQTVTVATLNNDNNEGYWVILIHGGAWRDPTQTATNYLTPALSTLTTNPSYTNNTSHLKGIASISYRLSPHPSHPQDPQTTEPTHLRAAKHPDHISDVQSALSFLQGKYNIGRNYILVGHSCGATLAFQSVMGRFRDLLKGEVMLPPPVGIVGMAGIYDLRLLRDTHRSVSAYQEFSEGAFGADEAVWDEVSPALGRGEEGVCGGWSGVGDGDRLVAVLAYSGGDSLVDPGQREVMRKALEEEWVGGGSGSEERVVEMLDIDGDHNDAWEKGEDLARAIAFAIEKVRGQ
- a CDS encoding putative eukaryotic translation initiation factor 3 subunit EifCh (COG:J;~EggNog:ENOG410PJE2;~InterPro:IPR027524,IPR037518,IPR000555;~MEROPS:MER0021886;~PFAM:PF01398;~go_component: GO:0005737 - cytoplasm [Evidence IEA];~go_component: GO:0005852 - eukaryotic translation initiation factor 3 complex [Evidence IEA];~go_function: GO:0003743 - translation initiation factor activity [Evidence IEA];~go_function: GO:0005515 - protein binding [Evidence IEA];~go_function: GO:0008237 - metallopeptidase activity [Evidence IEA];~go_function: GO:0070122 - isopeptidase activity [Evidence IEA]); this encodes MAEKEVPLTAVKVEALVVMKIIKHGSQAFPTTATGSIVGMDVDGTLEITNCFPFPVVEVPAESHFDNAAPNPAAAAPRAKANAAYEAEMIRMMREVNVDANNVGWYTSANMGNFVNMNVIENQFFYQKDMNERTVALVHDVSRSAQGSLSLRAFRLSPKFMAAFKENKFTSEELQKSNLRYQDILVELPVEIHNSHLITSFIHQLQTPVQATPSDLPPSLAALESSQYAKSSVLAPNFDNLSLSIDPFLEKNCDLLLDSIEVHHTETNNFQYYQRSLAREQAKITAWQNKRKTENASRAALKQPLLPEDEWQRLFKLPQEPSRLDSMLNSRQVEQYARQVDSFVSATTGKMFAVKGNLLPGETAK